A region of Rhizobium sp. CCGE531 DNA encodes the following proteins:
- the hypF gene encoding carbamoyltransferase HypF, producing the protein MVSTLASMAEDRVRRLRVRVRGAVQGVGFRPFVYRLARMMQLTGFVLNDSAGVLIEVEGTAVDCFAERVWKEAPPLARVDTVDKLELEPAGDETFEILESVGGRGATRIGADAATCVECRHELNDPDNRFFGYPFVNCTHCGPRFTITRALPYDRGRTSMAAFPMCSACGADYANPESRRFHSEPLACPACGPQLSHPIAEVSARLMNGQIIAIKGVGGFQLFCDARNDTAIDRLRRRKMRDEKPFAIMVPDIETARILARPSRAQEDLLASTAAPIVLIEARDHLSKLIAPGLSRIGLLLAHAPVHHLLFAAFAAEAAGAPAALIATSANPEGEPLVSDNDDAMHRLPGVADLIVTHDRDIAIRADDSVMQVIDGAPSFLRRARGFVPEPVDLGEDGPCVIATGADFKNAICVTRGREAFLSQHIGGLDNVKAIRFQREALEHLCSILDVRPEFAACDLHPDFRSARIAEHLDLPLLPVQHHLAHVAAVAAEHHAGGPVLGLALDGHGYGVDGSSWGGEMLVVNGPRWRRLSSLLPLPAPGAGRVAREPWRMGIAALQAARRRDLAATLWPGHPGVAQLDAMFSRGLQSADTSSLGRLFDAVAAIAGVRLVQSYEGQAAMELEALVDDPQCLAGGYSLADGLLDFRPLIIHLAERQLGRRKAADLFHGTLISGLADWASLGASQAGTRAIMLGGGCITNRILAEGLSSALRDHGLEPYLPHQIPPNDGGIALGQAAFARHVIKHDCAQNWEHRTCA; encoded by the coding sequence ATGGTGAGCACCTTGGCATCCATGGCGGAAGATCGTGTCCGGCGGTTGCGAGTGCGTGTGCGCGGTGCCGTGCAAGGGGTGGGATTCCGGCCGTTCGTCTATAGGCTTGCGAGAATGATGCAGCTTACCGGCTTCGTGCTCAACGACAGCGCCGGCGTGCTGATCGAGGTCGAGGGCACCGCTGTCGACTGCTTTGCGGAACGCGTCTGGAAGGAGGCGCCGCCGCTTGCCCGCGTCGATACCGTCGATAAGCTGGAACTGGAGCCGGCCGGCGACGAAACGTTCGAAATCCTCGAAAGCGTCGGCGGCCGTGGCGCCACGCGCATTGGCGCCGACGCTGCCACCTGCGTCGAATGCCGGCACGAACTGAATGATCCGGACAACCGCTTTTTCGGTTATCCTTTTGTCAACTGCACTCATTGTGGCCCGCGCTTCACCATCACCCGTGCGCTCCCCTATGATCGCGGCCGGACCTCGATGGCTGCGTTCCCGATGTGCAGCGCCTGCGGCGCAGACTATGCCAACCCCGAAAGCCGGCGGTTCCATAGTGAGCCCCTCGCCTGCCCGGCTTGCGGCCCACAGCTTAGCCATCCTATCGCGGAGGTCTCCGCGCGGCTCATGAATGGCCAGATCATTGCGATCAAGGGCGTCGGCGGCTTCCAGCTCTTCTGCGACGCACGCAATGATACGGCGATTGATCGTCTCCGACGACGCAAAATGCGCGACGAGAAGCCGTTCGCGATCATGGTGCCGGACATTGAGACAGCCCGAATACTTGCCAGGCCCTCGCGGGCGCAAGAGGATTTGCTCGCCTCGACCGCCGCCCCGATCGTCCTTATCGAGGCGCGTGATCACCTTTCCAAGCTCATCGCTCCCGGCCTCAGTCGGATCGGCCTGCTGCTCGCCCATGCGCCGGTGCACCACCTGTTGTTTGCCGCGTTTGCAGCAGAAGCGGCCGGCGCTCCCGCCGCTCTGATTGCGACCAGCGCCAATCCGGAGGGTGAACCGCTCGTATCAGATAATGACGATGCCATGCATCGGCTTCCCGGGGTTGCCGACCTGATCGTCACACATGACCGTGACATTGCCATTCGCGCTGACGATTCCGTCATGCAGGTAATTGACGGCGCGCCGAGCTTTCTGAGGCGCGCCCGGGGTTTTGTGCCGGAGCCGGTCGATCTTGGCGAGGACGGCCCATGCGTGATTGCCACCGGCGCGGACTTCAAAAACGCGATCTGCGTGACACGGGGCCGGGAAGCGTTCCTGTCGCAGCACATCGGCGGTCTCGACAATGTCAAAGCGATCAGATTCCAGCGGGAAGCCCTCGAGCATCTCTGCTCTATCCTTGATGTCAGGCCCGAATTTGCTGCCTGCGATCTGCATCCGGATTTTCGTTCAGCGCGGATCGCGGAACATTTGGATTTGCCGCTTCTGCCGGTGCAACATCACCTCGCCCATGTCGCGGCCGTGGCGGCGGAACATCATGCCGGCGGGCCGGTCCTCGGGCTTGCACTCGACGGCCACGGCTATGGCGTCGATGGCAGTAGTTGGGGAGGCGAAATGCTGGTCGTCAACGGTCCTCGCTGGCGACGGCTCTCTTCGCTTCTGCCCTTGCCGGCGCCAGGCGCCGGCCGGGTCGCGCGGGAGCCCTGGCGCATGGGAATTGCCGCTCTTCAGGCCGCCCGCCGGCGCGACCTTGCGGCCACGCTTTGGCCCGGACATCCTGGTGTCGCGCAACTTGATGCGATGTTTTCCCGCGGCTTGCAATCAGCCGATACGTCCAGCTTGGGGCGGCTATTCGATGCAGTGGCTGCGATAGCGGGCGTCCGCCTCGTCCAGAGCTACGAGGGGCAGGCAGCAATGGAACTCGAAGCACTCGTCGATGATCCCCAATGTCTTGCCGGGGGCTACAGTCTCGCCGATGGCCTGCTTGATTTCCGACCCCTCATCATCCATCTGGCGGAGCGGCAGCTTGGCCGCCGAAAGGCCGCAGACCTATTCCACGGCACGCTGATCAGCGGCCTCGCCGATTGGGCTTCCCTTGGTGCATCGCAGGCTGGCACGCGAGCGATCATGCTCGGCGGCGGCTGCATCACAAACCGCATTCTGGCCGAAGGTCTTTCCAGCGCCTTGCGCGACCATGGCCTCGAGCCCTACCTGCCGCACCAGATCCCGCCCAATGACGGGGGTATAGCGCTCGGTCAGGCCGCCTTTGCACGGCACGTCATCAAACACGACTGCGCCCAGAACTGGGAGCACCGGACATGTGCCTAG
- a CDS encoding hydrogenase assembly protein HupF, whose translation MSQALACFVDVRVNRPQELARMFIGHRPEEAPMLVGWVFSLCGYSQSVAARLAILNAAGLPMPIEEQLAAVAGLLAERIFETLRALILHWPSSISLRLVADAGQYLRGALAASQAIIGQSREKKVNHSALAANARRLADAAEGLGISKDDGLSPDGTACAAIFRDIKDDRTFSGRRPDPLSAADDAEVIAHLCKDAHYCALPHLAGRVVETGAYARHCDTSRPDDPHLRQRFMARIGDVGLCLKQLAHLAKGQNDPSELMAGGSVPGDGGFGVVECGRGRLYHQAEIDANGKLCAYRILAPTEWNFHPAGPFVKTLLSSRIGAHESAARSVYRLAALFDPCVEFKLNVRDAAHA comes from the coding sequence GTGTCGCAAGCGCTTGCCTGTTTCGTGGACGTGAGGGTCAACCGCCCGCAAGAATTGGCACGCATGTTCATTGGCCATCGACCGGAAGAGGCGCCCATGCTTGTCGGATGGGTTTTTTCGCTCTGTGGCTATTCGCAATCGGTGGCGGCGCGCCTTGCCATCCTGAATGCAGCCGGCCTACCGATGCCCATCGAGGAGCAGCTCGCGGCGGTGGCCGGATTGCTTGCCGAACGGATATTCGAAACTTTGAGGGCGCTGATTTTGCACTGGCCCTCATCAATATCGTTACGTCTGGTGGCTGACGCGGGCCAATATCTGCGCGGCGCCCTGGCCGCGTCGCAGGCAATCATCGGCCAATCGCGAGAGAAAAAAGTGAACCATAGTGCCCTGGCTGCCAACGCGCGGCGGCTTGCCGATGCAGCAGAGGGGCTCGGCATCTCGAAAGACGACGGATTGTCGCCGGATGGCACGGCTTGCGCGGCGATTTTTCGAGATATCAAGGACGACCGAACTTTTTCAGGCCGGCGCCCTGATCCGCTGAGTGCCGCCGATGATGCCGAAGTTATTGCCCATCTTTGCAAAGATGCGCACTACTGCGCCTTGCCGCATCTTGCCGGTCGGGTCGTCGAAACCGGTGCTTATGCCCGGCATTGCGACACCAGCAGGCCAGACGATCCGCACCTTAGGCAACGCTTCATGGCACGCATAGGCGACGTTGGCCTTTGCTTGAAGCAACTCGCGCATCTTGCCAAGGGCCAGAATGATCCTTCCGAACTGATGGCCGGTGGTTCGGTGCCCGGCGACGGCGGCTTTGGCGTGGTGGAATGTGGGCGTGGCAGACTTTATCATCAGGCCGAGATCGACGCGAACGGGAAACTTTGCGCCTACCGGATACTGGCCCCGACCGAATGGAATTTTCATCCGGCCGGTCCATTTGTCAAAACCCTACTGTCATCGCGGATCGGTGCTCATGAATCAGCAGCCCGGTCAGTTTATCGCCTCGCGGCTCTGTTCGATCCCTGCGTCGAGTTCAAGCTTAACGTTCGCGATGCCGCGCATGCATGA
- the hypD gene encoding hydrogenase formation protein HypD, protein MKYIDEYRDAKLAKDIARQIAAAVDPARSYHFMEFCGGHTHAISRYGLEDLLPSNVQMIHGPGCPVCVLPIGRIDAAIALAMCPEITLCTYGDLMRVPSSNGSSLLKARATGADIRMVYSTLDSLNISEAEPNRQVVFFAIGFETTTPPTALSLRFAIAKDLANFSIFSNHVLTPAAIQTILENSDARTLGTIKIDGLLGPAHVSTVIGTQPFEVLAEEYNKPIVVAGFEPLDVIYSILMLVRQVNEGVHKVENQYIRAVTTLGNEKARREIANVFELRESFEWRGLGAIPQSGLGLRPGYAKYDAEKRFDVVTPAAKDNPACECGAILRGVKKPSDCKLFGKVCTPDSPMGSCMVSSEGACAAYWLYGRFGRQGKADESSRTIA, encoded by the coding sequence GTGAAATATATAGACGAATACCGCGATGCCAAGCTCGCCAAAGATATTGCTCGCCAAATCGCAGCGGCGGTAGATCCGGCGCGCAGCTATCATTTCATGGAATTCTGCGGCGGCCATACCCATGCAATTTCGCGCTATGGCCTTGAAGACCTGCTGCCGTCCAATGTGCAGATGATTCATGGACCGGGATGTCCAGTCTGTGTGCTGCCGATCGGCCGCATCGACGCAGCGATCGCGCTTGCCATGTGCCCAGAAATCACACTTTGCACCTATGGTGACTTGATGCGTGTACCATCCTCAAACGGCTCGAGTCTGCTCAAGGCCAGGGCGACCGGCGCCGATATTCGCATGGTCTATTCGACACTCGATTCGCTAAACATCTCCGAAGCCGAACCGAACAGGCAAGTCGTCTTCTTTGCCATCGGTTTCGAGACCACGACGCCGCCGACGGCGCTGTCGCTGCGGTTCGCGATCGCTAAGGACCTCGCAAACTTTTCGATCTTCTCAAACCACGTGCTAACACCGGCTGCGATCCAGACTATCCTTGAAAACTCCGATGCTCGCACGCTCGGCACTATCAAGATCGACGGATTGCTCGGCCCTGCACATGTCAGCACCGTCATTGGTACGCAGCCATTTGAAGTCCTTGCCGAAGAATATAACAAGCCGATCGTGGTGGCAGGCTTCGAGCCGCTCGATGTCATCTATTCAATCCTGATGCTCGTCCGCCAGGTCAATGAGGGCGTCCATAAAGTCGAGAACCAGTATATCCGAGCCGTGACCACCCTTGGCAACGAGAAGGCGAGGCGCGAGATCGCCAATGTCTTCGAATTGCGGGAAAGCTTCGAATGGCGGGGACTGGGCGCGATTCCCCAAAGTGGGCTTGGCCTCAGGCCTGGATATGCCAAATACGATGCCGAGAAACGTTTCGACGTCGTGACGCCGGCGGCAAAAGACAATCCGGCCTGCGAATGCGGCGCCATCCTGCGCGGTGTGAAGAAGCCGTCCGACTGTAAGCTGTTTGGTAAGGTTTGCACGCCCGATTCGCCGATGGGTTCCTGCATGGTGTCGTCGGAAGGCGCCTGCGCCGCGTATTGGCTCTACGGCCGTTTCGGCAGGCAGGGAAAGGCGGACGAAAGCAGCAGGACGATCGCATGA
- a CDS encoding hydrogenase expression/formation protein has translation MLISDIAATLAVQKAGQPGQLFDIFEFDDDDKKLVTQTLGKGEVCGVAALPSGVLAQFKEAVMAGVWHMRFTDPAGDLIAEYIEVGPIPMTVRRACTALPALVSHGPAPPGAMNVMPVLTEIGDRIVQYRDGDPAHAIILSLFPMSIEDVNFLQVTLGAGPVQLTSRGYRTCRVTAAGARNVWSVQFYDNMDEIVLDMLQIVDIPSLALATEEDFRDSAARLRDVEEAYFK, from the coding sequence ATGCTCATATCCGACATTGCTGCAACGCTTGCGGTGCAAAAAGCCGGCCAGCCGGGGCAGCTATTCGACATTTTCGAATTCGACGACGATGACAAGAAATTGGTCACGCAGACGCTCGGCAAGGGCGAGGTTTGCGGGGTAGCGGCGCTGCCCTCCGGGGTCCTGGCGCAGTTCAAGGAAGCGGTTATGGCCGGCGTCTGGCATATGCGCTTTACCGACCCCGCCGGCGACCTCATTGCGGAATATATCGAGGTCGGCCCGATTCCTATGACGGTGCGGAGGGCCTGCACGGCGCTGCCGGCCTTGGTCTCACATGGACCTGCGCCGCCTGGCGCTATGAACGTCATGCCGGTGCTGACCGAGATCGGTGACCGCATTGTCCAGTACCGGGATGGCGATCCTGCGCACGCTATCATTTTGTCGTTGTTTCCGATGAGCATCGAGGATGTGAATTTCCTGCAGGTCACGCTCGGAGCCGGTCCCGTACAACTGACATCACGCGGCTACCGCACCTGTCGCGTGACGGCAGCAGGGGCCCGAAACGTTTGGTCCGTACAGTTTTACGACAACATGGATGAGATCGTCCTCGACATGCTGCAAATCGTCGACATCCCATCCCTCGCCCTCGCGACTGAAGAGGATTTCCGCGACTCCGCCGCGCGCCTGCGTGATGTCGAGGAGGCTTATTTCAAATGA
- a CDS encoding ROK family protein codes for MLQALYDMGPSSRVELARVTGASRATIGGIVQPLINQSILEEGDLVPPDRSGGKPATKLWFSKGAKPICAVRLMHDRVHTCLVSLEGELYAQHEVDLAKDLTDAADAFQIVSACIEKSVASADQEVLGIGMAVAGELNPQTGSIAAMDFAPYLHGFPIKAELAKRFGVPACVDQDARALLVGDRWFGQGRGQRNFAVVYIGQSLGAALYVDGHPYRAAGGKHCQIGHTIVQLNGQMCRCGRRGCWETIATLPWLRGEARARGLPQAGLLDASRLVWLAETGAKGAKELLEDYASNISVGLVNLQQLMAPSCITLHGDIVHGGKLMLDLIRKSVRQLMFNPGDNEIALALGDREDVAGLRGAAGLVVCELLNFII; via the coding sequence TTGCTGCAGGCCCTTTACGATATGGGTCCGTCCAGCAGGGTCGAGCTTGCGCGCGTCACCGGTGCCAGCCGCGCAACCATCGGCGGCATAGTCCAACCACTGATCAATCAGAGTATTCTTGAAGAAGGCGACCTGGTACCCCCCGATCGGTCCGGCGGAAAACCCGCTACAAAGCTGTGGTTCTCGAAAGGGGCCAAGCCGATCTGCGCAGTTCGGCTGATGCACGACCGTGTCCACACATGCTTGGTCTCTCTGGAGGGCGAGCTCTATGCTCAACACGAGGTGGATTTGGCGAAAGATCTGACAGATGCTGCCGATGCATTTCAGATCGTCAGTGCCTGCATTGAGAAGTCAGTCGCATCTGCCGACCAAGAGGTTCTAGGCATCGGCATGGCAGTTGCAGGAGAGCTCAACCCGCAAACGGGCTCGATCGCGGCTATGGATTTCGCGCCGTACCTTCATGGCTTTCCGATAAAAGCGGAGTTAGCAAAGCGTTTCGGGGTTCCGGCTTGCGTCGACCAAGATGCCAGAGCCTTGCTGGTTGGCGACCGTTGGTTCGGGCAAGGACGTGGACAGAGAAATTTTGCGGTCGTTTACATCGGTCAGTCGTTGGGCGCGGCCCTCTATGTCGATGGACATCCTTATAGGGCCGCCGGGGGTAAACACTGCCAGATCGGCCATACCATCGTGCAACTCAATGGCCAAATGTGCAGATGCGGACGACGCGGATGTTGGGAAACGATCGCGACACTGCCATGGCTGAGAGGCGAAGCAAGGGCCAGGGGCCTGCCGCAGGCTGGCTTGTTGGATGCGAGCCGCTTGGTGTGGCTCGCCGAAACTGGCGCTAAAGGGGCAAAAGAACTGCTTGAAGACTACGCGTCCAATATTTCTGTCGGGTTAGTGAACCTTCAACAGCTGATGGCACCCAGCTGCATCACTTTGCATGGCGACATCGTGCATGGCGGAAAATTGATGTTAGATCTTATTCGAAAGAGCGTCAGGCAACTGATGTTCAATCCCGGAGATAACGAGATCGCCCTTGCCCTCGGCGATCGTGAAGATGTCGCCGGCCTGCGCGGCGCGGCGGGTCTCGTCGTCTGCGAATTGCTGAATTTCATAATCTAA
- a CDS encoding HypC/HybG/HupF family hydrogenase formation chaperone has product MCLALPVQVVELLPDNMAKVTLDGVLKVISIALVEDVTPGDYLILHVGYALAKIETEEAERTLALIREAALGGPA; this is encoded by the coding sequence ATGTGCCTAGCCCTACCGGTCCAGGTGGTGGAATTGCTGCCAGACAATATGGCCAAGGTAACGCTGGACGGCGTCTTAAAGGTCATATCGATTGCACTCGTGGAGGATGTGACGCCCGGTGACTATCTCATCCTCCACGTCGGCTACGCGCTTGCAAAGATCGAAACTGAAGAAGCAGAAAGGACGCTTGCCTTGATCCGCGAAGCTGCCCTGGGAGGTCCGGCGTGA
- the hypC gene encoding HypC/HybG/HupF family hydrogenase formation chaperone, with product MCIGIPMQVTGGEFTAECERHGSVFAISMVLVGPQPVGTYVLTHLGSAIRVLDADEAHKIDDALAGLAEAVEGRSFETLFADLISREPELPLHLRENWQFVFLN from the coding sequence GTGTGCATAGGAATTCCGATGCAGGTGACTGGTGGCGAATTTACAGCGGAGTGCGAGCGCCACGGATCGGTTTTTGCGATTTCGATGGTGCTGGTCGGCCCGCAACCGGTTGGGACGTACGTTCTTACTCATCTAGGATCTGCGATCCGGGTGCTCGATGCCGACGAAGCACACAAGATCGACGATGCGTTGGCCGGTCTTGCTGAAGCGGTCGAAGGACGGTCATTCGAAACGCTATTTGCCGATCTTATCTCCCGCGAGCCGGAATTACCGTTGCATTTGCGGGAAAACTGGCAGTTCGTATTTCTCAACTGA
- a CDS encoding HAD-IA family hydrolase: protein MTSYKTPKLLIFDCDGVLIDSEIIATAVHIEVLAAHGYNIAAETYNRRFTGMTDRQTYSTIEAESGLRLPAGHHEYAMAEIGRRYASDLKAISGVNEVLDAIDVARCVASSSNLKELHFALKLTDLYDYFSPNVFSASQVSRGKPAPDLFLFASERMNTSADNCLVIEDSVAGVQAAVAAKMRVIGFVGGSHCPLGHAEKLLEAGAMRTFSQMAALPEILSS from the coding sequence ATGACCTCGTACAAAACGCCAAAACTTCTGATTTTCGATTGTGATGGAGTCCTAATCGACAGCGAAATCATTGCGACAGCGGTTCATATCGAAGTGTTGGCAGCGCACGGATATAATATAGCTGCGGAGACTTACAATCGTCGCTTCACAGGCATGACTGATCGGCAAACCTATTCAACCATCGAAGCTGAGTCTGGCTTGCGCTTGCCGGCGGGGCATCATGAATATGCTATGGCAGAAATTGGTAGACGGTATGCCAGCGATCTCAAAGCCATCTCAGGCGTCAACGAAGTTCTGGATGCCATTGATGTGGCGCGTTGCGTGGCATCGAGCAGCAATCTGAAGGAACTGCATTTCGCGCTCAAGCTAACAGACCTCTACGATTATTTTTCGCCGAATGTATTCAGTGCTTCCCAAGTCTCACGTGGCAAGCCCGCCCCGGATCTTTTTCTATTTGCGTCTGAGAGAATGAACACGTCGGCGGATAATTGCTTGGTCATCGAAGATAGCGTTGCCGGGGTCCAGGCGGCTGTGGCGGCTAAAATGCGGGTAATTGGTTTCGTCGGTGGTTCTCATTGTCCTCTTGGACATGCTGAAAAATTGCTGGAAGCCGGCGCCATGAGAACATTCAGCCAGATGGCGGCTTTGCCAGAAATTCTATCAAGTTGA
- a CDS encoding DegT/DnrJ/EryC1/StrS family aminotransferase: protein MNEFASNNLDLCESGGHQRERDLALLGGEPTVPSGRITPWPATQTEHLDALREVVDSGKYHRVNHPIVADLEQDLATWTGKWKVRAVGSGTAAIHIELDYFKGRGEQVVTAALNWPGAVGPIAISGLQPDFVDVDMNLAGIDQDAAADRFGPGVGAVLITHLFGNNIRVPDARSAARAEGIAVIDDVCQSIGAIKAIANGAYIDTDALALSGNGAKHLGAGELGFVITEDKDLIEHVDCVSLTSSSRNGDRTFSPSSAGYNYRPNVFSSSIAKMRLSNLETQLQIRRNNGKILWEMIRDLSGIFPLFDPSDCNQSMLSFPLRIEPEALGFGPGPTARDTIVKLLQAEGVPVLIWLRKPVFEYLPNIAKDWKAADFPNTVKLLDTMFCVSEIAPPNEAGVMELYAEAFHRVWTALSKFGPKISDIMTTVWTS from the coding sequence ATGAACGAATTTGCCAGCAATAATCTGGACCTCTGTGAGTCCGGAGGGCACCAGCGAGAAAGGGATCTCGCTCTCCTTGGTGGGGAGCCCACCGTTCCTTCCGGGCGGATCACGCCTTGGCCAGCCACACAGACGGAGCATTTGGATGCACTCCGCGAAGTTGTAGACAGTGGAAAGTATCATCGGGTCAATCACCCTATCGTGGCCGATTTGGAGCAGGATCTCGCTACTTGGACGGGGAAGTGGAAGGTGCGCGCCGTCGGCAGTGGTACGGCGGCAATCCATATCGAGCTTGATTATTTTAAAGGTCGAGGCGAGCAGGTGGTGACTGCGGCGCTAAATTGGCCGGGCGCGGTGGGGCCAATTGCGATTAGTGGCCTTCAGCCCGATTTCGTTGATGTCGACATGAACCTCGCCGGGATCGATCAAGACGCGGCAGCCGACCGATTCGGACCCGGTGTCGGAGCGGTTCTCATTACCCATCTCTTCGGGAATAACATTCGTGTTCCTGATGCAAGATCTGCCGCGCGCGCCGAAGGGATTGCCGTGATTGATGACGTCTGCCAATCGATCGGCGCCATAAAAGCGATCGCAAATGGGGCATACATTGATACAGACGCCCTCGCTTTGTCTGGCAACGGCGCCAAGCATCTTGGAGCCGGCGAGCTCGGATTCGTGATTACGGAGGACAAAGATCTAATTGAACATGTGGACTGCGTTTCACTGACGAGTTCATCTCGAAACGGAGATCGGACTTTTTCGCCGTCTTCAGCAGGATATAACTACCGTCCGAACGTCTTCTCCTCCTCCATAGCAAAAATGCGATTGAGCAACCTCGAGACACAACTTCAGATTCGAAGGAATAATGGGAAAATTCTATGGGAAATGATCCGAGATCTCTCCGGTATATTTCCCCTCTTCGACCCATCTGACTGCAATCAGTCCATGCTCAGCTTCCCACTTCGCATCGAGCCGGAAGCTCTCGGTTTTGGTCCGGGTCCGACGGCAAGGGATACCATCGTCAAACTGCTGCAGGCGGAGGGCGTGCCCGTTTTGATCTGGCTCAGGAAGCCAGTGTTCGAATATCTGCCGAATATTGCCAAGGATTGGAAAGCCGCCGATTTTCCAAACACGGTAAAACTTTTAGATACCATGTTTTGCGTATCGGAAATCGCGCCACCCAACGAAGCCGGGGTAATGGAACTTTACGCAGAAGCATTTCATCGGGTCTGGACGGCTCTTTCCAAGTTTGGCCCAAAGATTTCCGATATCATGACAACCGTCTGGACAAGCTGA
- the hypE gene encoding hydrogenase expression/formation protein HypE: MTTKAKRSRLDLRNGRIDLSHGAGGCATDQLVKGIFHRAFDNDWLRAGNDQSAFAVPAGRMVMTTDSYVVSPLFFPGGNIGSLAVHGTINDIAMAGACPLYLSAGFIIEEGFPLADLNRIADAMGAASRAAGVPIITGDTKVVERGKADGVFISTSGIGMIRAGLDLRSDAARPGDAVIISGSIGDHGVAVMSKRENLDFDTDIISDCAALHGLVAAMVEVAGSSIRLMRDPTRGGLAATLNEIANASNVGLRIDEETIPIKPEVAAACELLGLDPLNVANEGKLVVLVAPEFANALLAVMRAHPLGAQAALIGHAEDDDHCFVQMATSFGGSRIVDWLWGEQLPRIC; the protein is encoded by the coding sequence ATGACCACGAAAGCCAAAAGGTCGCGGCTCGACCTCAGGAACGGACGCATCGATCTCTCGCATGGGGCGGGGGGGTGCGCCACGGACCAGTTGGTCAAGGGCATTTTCCACAGGGCCTTCGACAATGACTGGCTCCGGGCTGGCAACGATCAGTCGGCATTTGCGGTTCCGGCAGGGCGCATGGTGATGACCACCGACAGCTATGTTGTCTCGCCGCTGTTCTTTCCGGGGGGCAATATTGGCTCGCTTGCGGTGCATGGGACGATTAACGACATTGCCATGGCCGGCGCATGCCCGCTCTATCTTTCGGCAGGTTTCATTATTGAAGAGGGGTTTCCGCTCGCAGATCTTAATCGAATTGCCGACGCCATGGGAGCGGCCTCCCGCGCGGCAGGTGTGCCAATCATCACTGGCGATACGAAAGTGGTTGAGCGCGGCAAAGCCGACGGCGTGTTCATATCCACCTCCGGCATCGGCATGATTCGAGCCGGTCTCGACCTACGCTCCGATGCCGCGCGGCCAGGCGATGCGGTCATCATCTCTGGTTCGATAGGCGATCACGGCGTCGCCGTGATGTCGAAGCGCGAGAACCTGGATTTCGATACGGACATCATATCGGATTGCGCTGCGCTGCACGGGTTAGTAGCGGCAATGGTCGAGGTCGCCGGATCGTCAATCAGGCTGATGCGAGATCCAACGCGCGGTGGACTTGCGGCGACACTCAACGAAATCGCCAATGCCTCAAATGTCGGCCTCCGCATCGACGAGGAGACCATTCCGATCAAACCGGAAGTAGCCGCGGCCTGCGAATTGCTCGGCCTCGACCCGCTCAACGTCGCCAACGAGGGCAAGCTCGTCGTATTGGTGGCGCCAGAGTTTGCGAATGCGCTGCTCGCCGTCATGCGCGCGCATCCGTTGGGTGCGCAGGCCGCATTGATCGGCCATGCCGAGGATGACGACCATTGCTTCGTCCAGATGGCGACGTCGTTTGGTGGCAGTCGCATTGTCGATTGGCTATGGGGCGAACAGTTGCCGCGGATCTGCTGA
- the hypA gene encoding hydrogenase maturation nickel metallochaperone HypA, whose translation MHEMSLMESVIAIVCEMAQLNGASAVKSIRLDVGVLSHINPDSLLFCYEAVRRGTIAEHAALEINRIAGEGWCLDCGKTVPLDERFGACPDCGRYQVQATAGDELRIKDMEVI comes from the coding sequence ATGCATGAAATGTCGTTGATGGAGAGTGTGATCGCCATCGTCTGCGAGATGGCGCAGCTAAATGGTGCGAGCGCAGTCAAATCGATCCGCCTCGATGTCGGTGTCTTGAGCCATATCAATCCGGATTCGCTCCTGTTCTGCTACGAAGCTGTGCGGCGTGGGACGATTGCCGAACATGCCGCACTCGAAATCAACCGCATCGCCGGCGAGGGCTGGTGCCTCGATTGTGGGAAGACGGTGCCCCTCGATGAGCGATTTGGCGCCTGCCCGGATTGTGGGCGGTATCAGGTGCAGGCGACGGCGGGCGATGAATTGAGGATCAAGGACATGGAGGTGATCTGA